One window of the Camelus dromedarius isolate mCamDro1 chromosome 15, mCamDro1.pat, whole genome shotgun sequence genome contains the following:
- the AHSA2P gene encoding activator of 90 kDa heat shock protein ATPase homolog 2 isoform X2, with product MAKWGQGDPRWIVEEREDGTNVNNWHWTERDATSWSKGKLRELLVGIAVENETGHCEVSELKQVEGEASCSSRKGKLIFFYEWNIKLGWKGIIKESGAKHKGLIEIPSLSEENEVDDTEVNVSKKKGDGDILKDLMKTAGTAKVREALGDYLEALKTEFTMGMILPTKAMATQELTVKRKLSENTLQTSSPVALGVRIPTVALHMTELFDTAVEQLYRIFTVKDLVQKFSKSPAVLEAEKGGKFQMFDGNITGEYIELLTNKKIVMKWRCRNWPEEHYATVALNFVPTLGQTELQLDCKGVPVCKEENIKFCWQKQHFEEIKGLLQLTTLNG from the exons ATGGCCAAGTGGGGCCAGGGGGACCCGCGCTGGATCGTGGAGGAGCGGGAGGACGGGACCAACGTAAACAACTGGCACTG GACAGAGCGGGATGCCACCAGCTGGTCCAAGGGGAAGCTCCGTGAGCTCCTGGTGGGCATCGCTGTGGAGAATGAGACTGGGCACTGTGAGGTCAGTGAGCTGAAGCAGGTGGAAGGCGAGGCTTCCTGCAGCAGCCGCAAAGGAAAGCTGATTTTCTTCTATGAGTGGAACATCAAGCTGGGCTGGAAAG GTATAATTAAAGAATCTGGTGCAAAGCACAAGGGACTGATTGAAATACCCAGCCtgtctgaagaaaatgaagtagATGACACCGAG GTGAACGTGAGTAAAAAGAAAGGAGATGGGGATATACTGAAGGATCttatgaaaactgcaggcaccGCCAAGGTCAGGGAGGCCCTTGGAGATTACCTGGAGGCACTTAAGACGG AGTTTACAATGGGAATGATTTTACCAACGAAAGCTATGGCAACGCAGGAATTGACCGTTAAAAGAAAACTGAGTGAGAATACCTTGCAG ACCTCTTCTCCAGTGGCACTGGGTGTGAGGATTCCCACTGTGGCCCTGCACATGACGGAGCTGTTTGATACAGCTGTTGAGCAGCTGTATAGAATCTTCACTGTGAAAGAT CTGGTGCAAAAATTTTCTAAATCTCCTGCTGTATTAGAAGCTGAAAAGGGAGGGAAATTCCAAATGTTTGATGGGAACATCACTGGTGAATATATAGAACTG ttaacaaataaaaaaatcgTCATGAAATGGAGGTGTAGGAACTGGCCAGAAG aaCACTATGCAACAGTTGCACTGAATTTTGTGCCTACTCTAGGGCAAACGGAATTACAGTTGGACTGTAAAGGAGTTCCTGTTTGTAAAGAAGAGAACATAAAATTCTGTTGGCAGAAGCagcattttgaagaaataaaaggttTACTGCAGTTAACCACCCTAAATGGTTGA
- the AHSA2P gene encoding activator of 90 kDa heat shock protein ATPase homolog 2 isoform X1, with the protein MAKWGQGDPRWIVEEREDGTNVNNWHWTERDATSWSKGKLRELLVGIAVENETGHCEVSELKQVEGEASCSSRKGKLIFFYEWNIKLGWKGIIKESGAKHKGLIEIPSLSEENEVDDTEVNVSKKKGDGDILKDLMKTAGTAKVREALGDYLEALKTEFTMGMILPTKAMATQELTVKRKLSENTLQIQTSSPVALGVRIPTVALHMTELFDTAVEQLYRIFTVKDLVQKFSKSPAVLEAEKGGKFQMFDGNITGEYIELLTNKKIVMKWRCRNWPEEHYATVALNFVPTLGQTELQLDCKGVPVCKEENIKFCWQKQHFEEIKGLLQLTTLNG; encoded by the exons ATGGCCAAGTGGGGCCAGGGGGACCCGCGCTGGATCGTGGAGGAGCGGGAGGACGGGACCAACGTAAACAACTGGCACTG GACAGAGCGGGATGCCACCAGCTGGTCCAAGGGGAAGCTCCGTGAGCTCCTGGTGGGCATCGCTGTGGAGAATGAGACTGGGCACTGTGAGGTCAGTGAGCTGAAGCAGGTGGAAGGCGAGGCTTCCTGCAGCAGCCGCAAAGGAAAGCTGATTTTCTTCTATGAGTGGAACATCAAGCTGGGCTGGAAAG GTATAATTAAAGAATCTGGTGCAAAGCACAAGGGACTGATTGAAATACCCAGCCtgtctgaagaaaatgaagtagATGACACCGAG GTGAACGTGAGTAAAAAGAAAGGAGATGGGGATATACTGAAGGATCttatgaaaactgcaggcaccGCCAAGGTCAGGGAGGCCCTTGGAGATTACCTGGAGGCACTTAAGACGG AGTTTACAATGGGAATGATTTTACCAACGAAAGCTATGGCAACGCAGGAATTGACCGTTAAAAGAAAACTGAGTGAGAATACCTTGCAG ATTCAGACCTCTTCTCCAGTGGCACTGGGTGTGAGGATTCCCACTGTGGCCCTGCACATGACGGAGCTGTTTGATACAGCTGTTGAGCAGCTGTATAGAATCTTCACTGTGAAAGAT CTGGTGCAAAAATTTTCTAAATCTCCTGCTGTATTAGAAGCTGAAAAGGGAGGGAAATTCCAAATGTTTGATGGGAACATCACTGGTGAATATATAGAACTG ttaacaaataaaaaaatcgTCATGAAATGGAGGTGTAGGAACTGGCCAGAAG aaCACTATGCAACAGTTGCACTGAATTTTGTGCCTACTCTAGGGCAAACGGAATTACAGTTGGACTGTAAAGGAGTTCCTGTTTGTAAAGAAGAGAACATAAAATTCTGTTGGCAGAAGCagcattttgaagaaataaaaggttTACTGCAGTTAACCACCCTAAATGGTTGA